One part of the Ziziphus jujuba cultivar Dongzao chromosome 2, ASM3175591v1 genome encodes these proteins:
- the LOC107418832 gene encoding LOW QUALITY PROTEIN: cytochrome P450 CYP736A12 (The sequence of the model RefSeq protein was modified relative to this genomic sequence to represent the inferred CDS: deleted 1 base in 1 codon), producing MAPYAVAILCVFLGLLFTFIFWPKHQKHGYKLPSGPWGLPILGNLYQLGTLPHHTLRNLAQKHGPIMSIWLGNVPTIVVSSSIAAELFLKTHDSVFSSRPPNQAADYILYGRKGILFTEHGPYWRAVRKLCASQLLGSSKVESFAPIRREELGCLVQTLEKAAVEHELVDLSEKISEAMENIIFRIVLGRSKEDGMDLKGLVEEALNLVGAFNLADFVPFLGALDLQGLKVRMKKFTTNFEKILDKIISEHEQDYGRMRQEKPRDFIDVLLSLINQPLNPHDEQVHIIERSNIKAILIEMLIATYDTSTITIEWTFSELMKNPSKMTRLQQELKDVIGTHRMVEETDLQNLPYLDMVVKETMRLHPAAPLLLPRQSTEDIAINGYYIPKNSRVLVNAWAIGRDPNVWSENVEEFYPERFIDSKIDVGGQDLELIPFGSGRRKCPGMQLGLATVRFVVAQLVHCFTWKLPNGTLPKDLDMSEKFFITSQRVHHLLALPTCRLVHTCP from the exons ATGGCTCCTTATGCAGTGGCCATTCTTTGTGTTTTCCTTGGacttttgtttactttcatcttctGGCCTAAACACCAGAAACATGGTTATAAACTTCCATCGGGACCCTGGGGTTTACCGATCCTTGGCAACCTCTACCAATTAGGGACCCTACCGCACCACACCCTTCGAAACTTAGCCCAAAAACATGGACCCATAATGTCCATTTGGCTAGGTAATGTGCCAACCATAGTAGTCTCGTCCTCTATTGCTGCTGAGCTC TTCCTCAAGACCCATGACTCTGTCTTTTCTTCTCGACCCCCAAATCAAGCTGCTGATTATATTCTATATGGAAGAAAGGGCATTCTATTTACTGAACATGGTCCGTATTGGCGCGCCGTGAGGAAACTGTGTGCTTCGCAGCTTCTGGGTTCGTCGAAAGTGGAGTCATTTGCGCCCATAAGGAGGGAGGAACTGGGTTGTTTGGTCCAAACACTTGAGAAAGCTGCTGTAGAGCATGAGCTGGTAGATCTGAGTGAGAAGATCAGTGAAGCTATGGAGAATATAATTTTTAGGATTGTTTTGGGACGGAGCAAAGAGGATGGTATGGATTTGAAAGGGCTTGTTGAGGAGGCATTGAATTTGGTAGGCGCTTTCAATCTTGCAGATTTTGTGCCTTTCCTTGGGGCGCTTGACTTGcag GGACTCAAAGTGAGAATGAAGAAATTCACAACAAACTTCGAGAAAATCCTTGATAAAATTATCAGCGAGCATGAACAAGATTATGGTAGGATGCGTCAAGAGAAGCCTAGGGACTTCATAGATGTGCTGCTTTCATTGATCAACCAACCCTTGAATCCACACGACGAACAAGTACACATAATCGAACGATCAAACATCAAAGCTATCTTGATTGAAATGCTTATAGCTACATATGACACTTCCACCATTACAATCGAATGGACTTTCTCGGAACTCATGAAGAATCCATCGAAAATGACCCGTCTTCAACAAGAGCTTAAAGATGTCATCGGAACACACCGAATGGTGGAGGAAACAGATTTACAAAACTTGCCGTATTTGGATATGGTGGTGAAGGAGACTATGAGATTGCATCCGGCAGCGCCATTGCTTCTTCCGCGCCAATCCACCGAGGATATCGCCATCAATGGCTATTACATACCGAAGAATTCTCGTGTTTTGGTGAATGCATGGGCTATTGGGAGGGACCCTAATGTGTGGTCGGAAAATGTGGAAGAATTCTATCCAGAAAGGTTCATTGATAGCAAGATTGATGTTGGAGGACAAGATTTGGAGCTTATTCCATTTGGGTCTGGTCGTAGAAAATGTCCTGGAATGCAGTTAGGGCTCGCAACAGTTCGCTTTGTTGTGGCTCAGTTGGTGCATTGCTTTACTTGGAAGCTTCCCAATGGAACTCTTCCTAAGGACTTGGACATGAGTGAGAAATTTTTCATCACTAGCCAACGAGTTCATCACTTGCTTGCCTTGCCAACTTGCCGTCTTGTGCATACTTGTCCATGA